A single genomic interval of Candidatus Aramenus sp. CH1 harbors:
- a CDS encoding FAD-binding protein has translation MLLDASIFSRAITSFDVSSLKKFMVEGGEVIVGRGTSLDGSLLRYLNPKYVSARNRLEDGSVFSILERGNIYAKARVAPGATFEELFNSLIKEGYYPALFPLYPKGTVGGFIATNGSGFGSYKFGFVRYKKAVHENGEKGSIVTLVKYDEVIEVSQEEKLSWSSLIIDGTKRYFVPSIYSSLVSGKSVDVKELVKEMFVASYRLVKKDYAPICLRATDPSLFNGFPGELVIGYEVNFNSPDKYTVMCGSVKADELEEVFNFLRKNPGVFPFPNLRDYDDLQKHILSKYKRGVKVPKHAEFIRDEYIDATRCVNCSLCLDSCLAYKTAKNVFYSAMGRLNRLVTGETVFEACFGCKQCEDVCPEGIKISRITEVLPRLGSSFTVSISLEGSSLRAKEVEKQLEDKFRSYPRFLLFVGCSAKYDPVGLEGFLKFLMENGNKIPTSPRVKLVDGICCGFDKYISGDVEGARRDVQRILELKKTNGAEGVYFLCPEGLYVYNTLSGEKGYFAFEVIKPFINDPIHAGCWARKLGIEGQDKECAGLFLTSYKGEQVHTRQKNVLTICPFSTWKFGTRSVYSKFYSAEASKVRAIAGETVTVSDTVMVEIIVNAIREASLRSVDEIASKVDLWKVGGRNYFVLVVIPIVRKEFMGLLRAKLADDANVVKFLKVVVGDQILLNEKVSKYVDAVRSYDVEPIVREIVQRVSTSRNLAFENKDVVEGQSFSEAIRDVLKNVVTTSTLQTILVEVATAS, from the coding sequence TTGTTACTAGACGCGTCGATCTTTAGCAGGGCTATTACGTCCTTTGATGTGTCGTCCCTGAAGAAGTTCATGGTCGAAGGGGGGGAGGTGATAGTCGGCAGAGGTACGTCTTTGGACGGTAGCTTACTGAGATATTTGAACCCCAAGTACGTGAGCGCTAGGAATAGGCTGGAGGACGGATCAGTTTTCTCAATCCTCGAGAGGGGGAACATATACGCAAAGGCTAGGGTAGCTCCCGGTGCCACCTTTGAGGAGCTCTTTAACTCGTTGATCAAGGAGGGCTATTACCCTGCCCTCTTCCCCCTCTACCCTAAGGGCACTGTCGGGGGGTTCATTGCCACAAACGGTTCAGGGTTCGGGAGCTACAAGTTCGGGTTCGTGAGGTACAAGAAGGCAGTCCACGAAAACGGAGAGAAGGGGTCTATCGTCACTTTAGTCAAGTACGATGAGGTAATAGAGGTATCCCAAGAGGAGAAGCTCTCGTGGTCTAGCCTCATAATTGACGGTACCAAGAGATACTTCGTCCCCTCAATTTACTCCTCCCTTGTTAGCGGGAAATCTGTCGACGTAAAGGAGCTCGTCAAGGAGATGTTTGTGGCTTCCTATAGGTTAGTGAAGAAGGACTACGCGCCCATCTGCTTGAGGGCGACAGACCCATCCCTTTTTAACGGCTTCCCCGGGGAGCTCGTCATCGGGTATGAGGTCAACTTCAACAGCCCAGACAAGTACACGGTGATGTGTGGTTCAGTTAAGGCGGACGAGTTAGAGGAGGTCTTCAACTTCCTCAGGAAGAACCCCGGCGTCTTTCCATTCCCCAACTTGAGGGACTATGACGACCTTCAAAAGCACATACTAAGCAAGTACAAGAGAGGAGTCAAGGTACCTAAGCACGCAGAGTTCATTAGGGACGAGTACATAGACGCTACGCGTTGCGTGAACTGCTCACTGTGCCTCGACTCTTGCCTGGCGTATAAGACCGCCAAGAACGTCTTTTACTCCGCCATGGGTAGGCTAAACAGGCTCGTCACCGGAGAAACTGTATTTGAGGCGTGTTTCGGCTGTAAGCAATGCGAGGACGTGTGCCCAGAGGGCATAAAGATCTCCAGGATCACTGAGGTTCTTCCGAGGCTCGGGTCGAGCTTCACTGTGTCCATCTCGTTGGAGGGCTCTTCTTTGAGGGCGAAGGAAGTGGAGAAACAGCTAGAAGACAAGTTCAGAAGCTATCCGAGGTTCCTCCTCTTCGTAGGCTGTTCGGCGAAGTACGATCCCGTGGGTCTGGAGGGATTCTTGAAATTCTTAATGGAAAACGGCAACAAGATACCCACCTCTCCCAGAGTGAAGCTGGTCGACGGCATATGTTGCGGCTTTGACAAATACATTAGCGGCGACGTGGAGGGGGCTAGGAGGGATGTTCAGAGAATCTTGGAGCTAAAGAAGACGAACGGGGCTGAAGGAGTATACTTCCTTTGCCCAGAGGGGCTTTACGTATACAACACGTTAAGCGGAGAAAAGGGATATTTTGCCTTCGAGGTAATAAAGCCCTTCATAAATGATCCAATACACGCTGGCTGTTGGGCTAGGAAACTGGGAATTGAGGGTCAAGACAAGGAGTGCGCAGGGCTCTTCCTCACGTCCTATAAAGGGGAGCAAGTCCACACTAGGCAAAAGAACGTACTAACAATATGTCCCTTCTCCACTTGGAAGTTCGGGACGAGGTCGGTTTACAGCAAGTTCTACTCAGCAGAGGCTAGCAAGGTTAGGGCAATTGCAGGGGAAACCGTCACAGTGTCTGACACCGTCATGGTGGAGATAATTGTTAACGCTATAAGGGAAGCCTCCTTGAGAAGCGTTGACGAAATAGCGAGTAAGGTAGACCTCTGGAAGGTAGGAGGAAGGAACTACTTCGTTCTTGTCGTAATACCCATCGTGAGGAAGGAGTTCATGGGCCTCTTGAGGGCAAAATTAGCAGATGACGCCAACGTGGTAAAATTCTTGAAGGTCGTGGTAGGCGATCAGATTCTACTCAACGAGAAGGTGTCAAAGTACGTTGACGCGGTGAGGTCTTACGACGTAGAGCCAATAGTGAGGGAAATAGTTCAAAGGGTGAGCACTTCGAGGAATTTGGCTTTTGAGAACAAGGACGTTGTGGAAGGTCAGAGCTTTTCGGAGGCCATAAGGGACGTGCTAAAGAACGTTGTGACCACGTCTACGTTACAGACTATACTCGTAGAGGTAGCTACTGCCTCCTAG
- a CDS encoding GHMP kinase produces MVLLHIPVSISGIWYPIKSEIVSKTGSIGLTLVLKPYSVFEVKKSDTPVIVFNGIKIDFPNVAVLKRLGDLRVEGEAKVPLGYGYGLSGSISLAYALGASEVYNVSERVALETAHESEVLFNNGLGDVISQYYGGGLVFRKKPGAPGHGEVELVEVEWQEVYSKPLERMPTKGIIRPLEIAKALIQEFLEDRTLRKFFEMSRRFNEELGFHSEYSDSFRKKGLIVKLGNPSESGWISHVPAMRGAYVG; encoded by the coding sequence ATGGTACTTCTTCATATTCCAGTAAGTATTTCAGGAATTTGGTATCCAATAAAGTCGGAAATTGTAAGCAAGACCGGGTCAATAGGACTAACCCTTGTGCTGAAGCCATATAGCGTCTTTGAGGTTAAGAAGTCCGACACTCCCGTGATTGTATTTAATGGGATTAAGATAGATTTCCCCAACGTTGCTGTCCTTAAGAGACTGGGAGACTTAAGGGTAGAAGGAGAAGCTAAAGTCCCCCTAGGTTACGGATATGGGCTAAGTGGATCCATTAGCCTGGCCTATGCGCTGGGGGCAAGCGAGGTATACAACGTCAGCGAAAGGGTCGCTTTAGAGACCGCGCACGAGAGCGAAGTACTTTTTAATAACGGCTTGGGGGACGTCATATCACAGTACTACGGTGGAGGACTAGTGTTCAGGAAAAAGCCCGGCGCACCGGGCCATGGAGAGGTAGAGCTGGTGGAAGTTGAGTGGCAGGAAGTGTACTCAAAACCCCTTGAAAGGATGCCAACCAAGGGGATAATTAGGCCACTTGAAATCGCAAAGGCCTTGATCCAAGAGTTCCTTGAGGACAGGACTCTCAGGAAGTTCTTTGAGATGTCCAGGAGGTTTAACGAGGAGCTCGGCTTCCACTCTGAGTACAGCGATTCCTTCAGGAAAAAAGGATTAATAGTCAAACTCGGAAATCCAAGTGAGAGCGGATGGATAAGCCACGTTCCAGCGATGCGTGGAGCCTACGTGGGCTAA
- a CDS encoding phosphopantothenate/pantothenate synthetase: MDKPRSSDAWSLRGLIPENHPRRESLIVREKLVEALEKEILVPQGLIAHGRGECFDYLVGEKTQPFAEVAEKVAVAMLLLAKNPVISVNGNMAALVPKEIVELAGEVNAKVEVNLFYRSVERVKAIAKELEENGAEKVLTEGDATIPELFSERRKVSKDGIYSADVVLLAMEDGDRTQALVNMGKKVIAIDLNPLSRTSLSATVTIVDNVIRAFPNMIRFAREMKEVSREEIKKLIDQFDNRKNLSESLKFISSRLIQLSEDL, encoded by the coding sequence ATGGATAAGCCACGTTCCAGCGATGCGTGGAGCCTACGTGGGCTAATCCCAGAAAACCACCCAAGGAGGGAGTCCTTGATAGTCAGGGAGAAGCTAGTTGAAGCCTTAGAGAAGGAAATCTTGGTACCTCAAGGCCTAATCGCCCACGGTAGGGGCGAGTGCTTCGACTACCTAGTAGGGGAGAAGACCCAGCCCTTCGCAGAGGTCGCAGAGAAAGTTGCCGTAGCTATGTTGCTTTTGGCCAAGAACCCAGTAATATCGGTAAACGGAAACATGGCAGCCCTAGTGCCGAAGGAGATAGTGGAACTAGCTGGGGAAGTTAACGCAAAGGTGGAGGTGAACTTGTTCTACAGGAGCGTGGAGAGGGTCAAAGCCATCGCCAAGGAATTAGAGGAAAACGGAGCGGAAAAGGTGCTCACCGAGGGAGACGCAACGATACCGGAGCTCTTCAGCGAAAGGAGGAAAGTTAGCAAGGATGGGATATACTCTGCAGACGTAGTCCTCTTGGCGATGGAGGACGGGGACAGGACACAAGCTCTAGTTAACATGGGGAAGAAGGTAATAGCAATAGACCTGAACCCCCTCTCTAGGACTTCGCTTTCAGCTACCGTAACCATAGTAGACAACGTGATAAGAGCGTTCCCCAACATGATAAGGTTTGCAAGGGAAATGAAGGAGGTAAGCAGGGAAGAGATTAAGAAGTTGATCGACCAGTTCGACAACAGGAAAAACCTATCCGAGTCGCTGAAGTTCATTTCCTCGAGGTTGATTCAGCTCTCGGAGGACTTGTAG
- the panB gene encoding 3-methyl-2-oxobutanoate hydroxymethyltransferase, whose product MAKVTIRDFLKRKGKGKLTMLTAYDYSTARILAKSKLDGILVGDSLGMTMLGYPSTLPVTMRDVVHHLKAVVNARPEQLIVADMPFLSYEHSVKEAVKNAGTLARNGADAVKLEGGKEILKTVRRIVEAGIPVMGHIGLTPQRYLRIGGYRVIKDRERLLEDAKALEEAGVFSIVLENVYSDIAEEVTKAVSVPIICIGAGPHCDGQVLVIHDLLGLSEFTPYFARRYLNLSEEILKAVNAYVDDVNLGRFPGKENYKSSES is encoded by the coding sequence ATGGCAAAGGTCACGATAAGGGACTTCTTAAAGAGAAAGGGGAAGGGCAAGCTGACTATGCTGACGGCCTACGACTACTCGACAGCGAGGATATTGGCAAAAAGCAAGCTTGACGGCATCCTAGTGGGAGACTCCCTCGGCATGACCATGTTGGGCTACCCCTCTACGCTACCTGTAACAATGAGGGACGTCGTCCATCACCTTAAAGCAGTCGTAAACGCCAGGCCAGAGCAACTGATAGTTGCAGATATGCCCTTCCTCTCATACGAGCACTCCGTAAAGGAGGCAGTAAAGAACGCCGGTACGTTAGCTAGGAACGGAGCCGACGCTGTTAAGTTAGAGGGAGGGAAGGAGATCTTAAAGACCGTGAGGAGGATAGTTGAGGCTGGAATACCGGTCATGGGGCACATAGGCCTCACTCCGCAGAGGTACCTAAGGATCGGAGGCTACAGGGTGATAAAGGATAGAGAAAGACTTCTAGAAGACGCTAAGGCGTTGGAGGAAGCTGGCGTCTTCTCCATTGTACTGGAGAACGTTTACTCCGACATAGCAGAGGAAGTCACAAAGGCAGTTAGTGTTCCTATCATATGCATAGGCGCTGGGCCTCACTGCGACGGACAAGTGCTCGTAATACATGACTTGTTGGGGCTAAGCGAGTTTACGCCGTACTTCGCCAGGAGATACCTTAACCTGAGCGAGGAGATCTTGAAAGCTGTTAACGCTTACGTGGATGACGTAAACTTAGGCAGGTTCCCCGGAAAGGAGAACTACAAGTCCTCCGAGAGCTGA
- a CDS encoding ABC transporter ATP-binding protein, which translates to MTNDSLAVSVTKLTKKFGDKVVLDDITFEVKEGEVFGIIGPNGAGKTTTLRIIAGIIRKYEGEVRVYGLKPVDARKAGYISYMPEDAFPYDNLTGYENLEFYAKIYSKGDKVKAKEYVERGVAIANLGDKIYDRASAYSRGMKRRLLIARTLMVKPKVAILDEPTTALDVESAIKVRETIRGMRGESTIVISSHNMLEVEYLCDSIVLIDHGRVVAVGRPKEIVELTKTNNLEEAFIKLTVKENDKGLIA; encoded by the coding sequence ATGACCAACGACAGCTTGGCCGTCAGTGTTACTAAGCTGACAAAGAAGTTCGGCGACAAGGTCGTCCTCGACGACATCACGTTTGAAGTTAAAGAAGGGGAGGTGTTTGGGATCATAGGACCAAACGGAGCGGGGAAGACGACCACGCTGAGGATCATCGCTGGGATTATAAGGAAGTACGAGGGGGAAGTGAGAGTTTACGGACTAAAGCCGGTAGACGCTAGGAAGGCGGGCTATATCTCCTATATGCCAGAGGACGCCTTCCCCTACGATAACCTGACAGGGTACGAAAACTTGGAGTTCTACGCTAAGATATATTCTAAGGGAGACAAGGTAAAGGCCAAGGAGTACGTGGAGAGGGGTGTCGCGATCGCGAACCTGGGCGACAAGATATACGACAGGGCATCAGCTTACAGTAGGGGTATGAAGAGGAGGTTGTTGATAGCTCGGACGTTGATGGTGAAGCCAAAGGTGGCCATCCTCGATGAGCCAACTACCGCCCTCGACGTTGAGTCTGCCATAAAGGTGAGGGAGACCATAAGGGGCATGAGGGGAGAGTCCACAATAGTCATATCCTCCCACAACATGCTCGAGGTAGAGTACCTTTGCGACTCTATAGTGCTGATTGACCACGGAAGGGTAGTGGCTGTGGGGAGACCAAAGGAGATAGTGGAGCTAACGAAAACAAATAACTTAGAGGAAGCGTTCATAAAACTCACGGTGAAGGAGAACGATAAGGGACTTATTGCTTAA
- a CDS encoding ABC transporter permease encodes MLKEWTDVKRDRKLLLGSVLLPLVLLPLIGGILFAAAVSQPPVVEIINENVSNVKYVDYLADYITSHGGVVYVNSSPVLPDVKVVFPPQFYSNITNINRTASVEITYLISANSQAFDLVDNGLYNILYNSSLSRIEQIEKISNVSVPPQKIRDPLAVYIAYVQPTGKAVSSSENNLAQLARIVAVILFPASTPVIFFVTDGILGEKERKTLESLLASPISAKSFIASKVAISILLGIISSIGDVAGLVVFSLFAPFIVGASVSFSLSFVALTVVLYLLMVFLTASISVFILVLIGGSSKNVQVVNFLITSFGLVASFSSLLINFGNLSFPLSTILLIPYVQIVASLLLYVFGLVQESIFYISGTIIACVLLILISSRFLDSERLLLK; translated from the coding sequence TTGCTTAAGGAATGGACTGACGTAAAGAGGGACAGGAAGCTACTCCTCGGCTCGGTCCTCCTTCCCCTCGTGTTACTCCCCTTGATAGGCGGAATCCTGTTCGCAGCTGCCGTTAGTCAACCCCCAGTAGTGGAGATCATTAACGAGAACGTGAGCAACGTAAAGTACGTGGACTACCTAGCTGACTACATAACCTCACATGGGGGCGTAGTTTACGTTAACTCGTCTCCCGTGTTGCCCGACGTGAAAGTGGTCTTCCCTCCTCAGTTTTACTCCAACATAACAAACATCAACAGGACTGCCTCTGTGGAAATCACCTATTTGATATCTGCAAATAGCCAAGCTTTTGACCTTGTGGATAACGGACTCTACAACATCCTTTACAACTCGTCATTGAGCAGAATTGAGCAAATAGAGAAGATCTCCAACGTCTCAGTTCCTCCGCAAAAGATAAGGGATCCATTGGCCGTCTACATAGCTTACGTCCAGCCTACTGGTAAGGCAGTGAGTAGCTCGGAGAACAACCTGGCACAGCTAGCGAGGATAGTAGCAGTTATCCTCTTTCCGGCGTCTACTCCAGTGATCTTCTTTGTAACGGACGGTATATTGGGCGAAAAGGAGAGGAAGACGTTGGAGTCCCTCTTGGCCTCTCCCATCTCAGCAAAGTCGTTCATAGCGTCTAAAGTCGCCATATCCATACTTCTTGGGATAATATCCTCCATAGGGGACGTAGCGGGCCTAGTGGTCTTCTCCTTGTTTGCGCCCTTCATAGTGGGGGCCTCTGTTTCCTTCTCCCTAAGCTTCGTTGCCCTTACTGTGGTCCTCTACCTCTTGATGGTATTCTTGACTGCATCAATAAGCGTCTTCATATTGGTCTTAATTGGGGGATCGAGCAAGAACGTCCAAGTAGTCAATTTCCTCATAACCAGCTTTGGTCTAGTCGCATCCTTTTCATCCCTGTTGATAAACTTCGGCAACTTATCTTTCCCGCTCTCCACTATTTTGCTTATACCCTATGTCCAGATAGTGGCGTCCCTACTGCTATATGTATTCGGGCTCGTACAGGAATCCATATTCTATATATCAGGAACAATAATAGCTTGTGTACTGTTAATTTTAATCTCGTCTAGGTTCCTGGACAGCGAAAGGCTTTTGCTCAAATAA
- a CDS encoding Lrp/AsnC ligand binding domain-containing protein has translation MSSVKGYVLIITSIGKETDISNELKKIQGVREATPVYGEYDVVVVIEAQSLEELNKVISQIRRNPNIIRTVTLISM, from the coding sequence ATGAGCTCTGTAAAAGGATATGTTTTAATTATAACTTCAATTGGAAAAGAAACAGATATTTCAAACGAATTGAAGAAAATTCAAGGGGTAAGGGAGGCTACCCCCGTATACGGCGAGTATGACGTTGTGGTGGTAATAGAGGCTCAGTCCTTGGAGGAGCTGAACAAGGTAATTTCCCAGATAAGGAGGAACCCTAACATCATAAGGACGGTCACGTTAATTTCCATGTAA
- a CDS encoding ribbon-helix-helix protein, CopG family: MRVVTFKAEEDLLELLDRYAIRYGLNRSEAIRKAIEKLVGEDIKKETVPVAKVEKVKL, encoded by the coding sequence ATGAGAGTAGTTACATTCAAAGCGGAAGAAGACTTGTTAGAACTATTGGATAGGTATGCGATAAGGTACGGTCTAAACAGAAGCGAAGCCATAAGAAAGGCAATTGAGAAGCTTGTGGGAGAAGACATAAAGAAGGAGACTGTCCCGGTGGCTAAGGTAGAGAAGGTTAAGCTCTGA
- a CDS encoding MBL fold metallo-hydrolase, producing MIKYFGHSMFSIDDKIVIDPHDGGSIGLKRPEISCSDLVLVTHDHYDHNAYEILRYKDLKVLFTGTMTYGDYKITGYKWYHDKERGKKRGETAIYKVETKDLTVVHLGDIGEIPREDILKEISSPDVLMIPVGGLITIDYKEAISLVNALKPRIVIPMHYWVKGHLMPLDPLEYFLKEYKGEIAEVDKKYIEGSEKGVIVFRA from the coding sequence ATGATAAAGTACTTCGGCCACTCTATGTTTTCAATAGACGACAAGATCGTCATAGACCCCCATGACGGAGGGAGCATAGGCTTAAAGAGGCCCGAGATCTCTTGCTCAGATCTGGTCTTGGTCACCCACGACCATTATGACCACAACGCCTACGAGATATTGAGGTATAAAGACCTTAAGGTCCTGTTCACTGGTACAATGACGTACGGGGACTACAAGATTACTGGGTATAAGTGGTACCACGACAAAGAAAGGGGAAAAAAGAGAGGCGAGACTGCGATATATAAGGTAGAGACAAAGGACCTCACGGTGGTTCATCTAGGGGATATTGGGGAAATCCCCAGGGAGGATATACTAAAGGAAATATCCTCCCCAGACGTTCTGATGATACCCGTGGGAGGACTTATTACGATAGACTACAAGGAGGCAATTTCCCTAGTTAACGCGTTGAAGCCCAGGATAGTCATCCCCATGCACTATTGGGTTAAGGGTCACTTGATGCCTTTGGATCCTCTGGAATACTTTCTAAAGGAGTATAAGGGAGAAATAGCGGAAGTAGACAAAAAATATATTGAAGGGAGCGAAAAAGGAGTAATAGTCTTCAGAGCTTAA
- a CDS encoding homocitrate synthase family protein: MRDGEQAPGIDLTVEQKVRIAKQLARLGVDVIEAGFPAASEGEFIATKKILEEVGDYTEVIGLARANKYDIDKAISAGLSSVHVFIATSDIHLKYKLKMTREEVLERIYDNVKYAKDHGLVVEYSPEDATRTDREFLLKAVRTAVEAGADRINIPDTVGVMEPFTFHDLIKDVVKAAGDRIVSVHCHNDFGLATANSLAGVRAGARQVHVTINGIGERAGNASLEEVVMGLKKLMGYDMNVKTWLLYETSRLVSELTGVPVPFFKAIVGENAFGHEAGIHVHGVVENPLTYEPISPEEVGNFRRIALGKHSGVHGLKKVLEDQGIHLDDEKLRLVLQEVKKMADNGQKVTPEDAKRIATKLLNS, encoded by the coding sequence CTGAGGGACGGGGAACAAGCCCCAGGGATAGACTTAACTGTGGAACAGAAGGTGAGGATAGCAAAACAACTAGCCAGATTAGGCGTCGACGTAATTGAGGCCGGGTTCCCCGCTGCCTCCGAGGGGGAGTTCATTGCCACAAAGAAGATCCTTGAGGAAGTGGGAGACTACACCGAGGTAATAGGTCTAGCGAGGGCAAACAAGTACGACATAGACAAGGCAATAAGCGCGGGGCTGTCGAGCGTCCACGTGTTCATAGCCACCTCCGATATTCACTTGAAGTATAAACTCAAGATGACGAGAGAAGAGGTTCTGGAGAGAATATACGACAACGTGAAGTACGCTAAGGACCACGGACTAGTCGTGGAGTACAGCCCAGAGGACGCCACAAGGACTGACAGGGAGTTCCTTTTAAAGGCAGTCAGAACGGCAGTAGAGGCCGGGGCAGACAGGATAAATATACCAGACACAGTGGGCGTCATGGAGCCGTTTACTTTCCACGACTTAATAAAGGACGTAGTTAAGGCTGCAGGAGACAGGATAGTGAGCGTCCACTGCCACAACGACTTTGGCCTTGCTACCGCAAACTCGTTGGCTGGGGTGAGGGCTGGGGCAAGGCAAGTCCACGTGACAATAAACGGAATAGGGGAGAGGGCAGGCAACGCCTCACTGGAGGAGGTAGTTATGGGGTTGAAGAAGTTAATGGGCTACGACATGAACGTAAAGACGTGGTTGTTGTACGAGACAAGTAGGCTGGTCTCGGAGCTAACCGGCGTGCCAGTACCGTTCTTTAAGGCAATAGTAGGCGAAAACGCGTTTGGTCACGAGGCTGGGATCCACGTACACGGGGTCGTGGAGAACCCGTTAACTTACGAGCCAATAAGCCCAGAGGAAGTGGGCAACTTCAGGAGGATAGCCCTAGGAAAGCACAGCGGAGTCCACGGCTTAAAGAAGGTCCTAGAAGATCAAGGGATACATTTGGACGACGAGAAGCTGAGGCTAGTGTTACAAGAGGTAAAGAAGATGGCAGACAACGGGCAAAAGGTTACTCCAGAGGACGCTAAGAGGATAGCAACTAAGCTTTTGAACTCCTAA
- a CDS encoding DUF115 domain-containing protein: MNFYSRIRSVLGFSEEDDYKSASILNQMLRDNPLDLLEEMRGRKVAVVGAGPSLEEVREIDADVVVSADGATNFLVKRGVIPEFVVTDLDGIEVFPKESVYVVLAHGDNVHLLGKVYNMENVIGTCQVMPFGRLNLFGGFTDGDRAVVLAKRFGAREIVLYGMDLESNFIGKFSKPYLKDNVPVSWMKREKLKIAKAIIDMVLK; the protein is encoded by the coding sequence TTGAACTTCTACTCGAGGATAAGGTCAGTGCTAGGTTTCAGCGAGGAAGACGACTACAAGTCAGCCTCCATCCTAAACCAGATGCTGAGGGATAACCCCCTGGACCTCCTCGAGGAGATGAGGGGAAGAAAAGTCGCAGTGGTAGGGGCTGGCCCAAGCCTTGAAGAGGTAAGGGAAATTGACGCAGACGTCGTTGTAAGCGCGGACGGAGCCACCAACTTCCTCGTAAAGAGGGGCGTAATACCGGAGTTTGTGGTCACCGACCTCGACGGGATAGAGGTCTTCCCCAAGGAGAGCGTTTACGTAGTCCTTGCCCACGGCGATAACGTACACTTGTTGGGGAAGGTCTACAACATGGAAAACGTAATAGGCACTTGTCAAGTGATGCCTTTTGGTAGGCTTAACCTCTTTGGCGGATTTACGGACGGTGACAGAGCAGTAGTGTTAGCAAAAAGATTTGGAGCAAGGGAAATAGTCCTATATGGCATGGACTTGGAATCAAATTTCATAGGAAAATTTTCAAAGCCGTACCTCAAGGATAACGTACCAGTTTCATGGATGAAGAGGGAGAAACTTAAAATTGCGAAGGCAATTATCGATATGGTTCTAAAGTAA
- a CDS encoding 6-pyruvoyl tetrahydropterin synthase family protein has protein sequence MKMRIGIEGFVIDSAHYTLSSPSNAQLHGHTYIISVEIEGQVDPSSGFVMDFEILRKTVSEVVKEWDHKLIVPANDIDKIRVEAPFQMEIKKINAPFATAEYIGTEIAKEVYQRLGNKYKVNIRIYEGKDSYAEIEYP, from the coding sequence ATGAAAATGAGAATTGGAATAGAGGGCTTCGTCATCGACTCAGCCCACTACACTCTGTCTTCCCCAAGCAACGCGCAACTCCACGGTCATACTTACATTATTTCAGTGGAAATTGAGGGCCAAGTTGACCCATCTTCTGGGTTCGTGATGGACTTTGAGATCTTAAGGAAGACAGTATCGGAGGTCGTCAAAGAGTGGGACCACAAGCTAATCGTCCCCGCTAACGACATCGACAAAATAAGGGTAGAGGCGCCTTTTCAAATGGAAATAAAGAAGATCAACGCTCCCTTCGCCACTGCCGAGTACATAGGCACGGAGATTGCTAAAGAGGTGTACCAAAGGCTGGGCAATAAGTACAAGGTAAACATCAGAATATACGAGGGAAAAGATTCCTACGCTGAAATAGAGTACCCCTAG